The segment GTATTCTCTTTTGACTGGCTCATTTGGAGAGTCCCTACTCATTGGgctgaaatatttcctttcctcTGGCACTCTACTTTTTTTGCATGAGGATCTCTGAAGGTTGCAGGCTCTCccaaatgatggagagcagacAACAGAATAATACCTTTTTGTACAGTCAGCCCCAAAGGATTAAGGTGGTTGGTAAGAAAGAAACCTCTTTGTAAACAGACTTTCTTTATGTACAATCTTTAATAAAATCCCTTAGGAGTCTAAATTAAGGAGGATAATTGTCACCACCAGTCAATTTTGGAAGTTGAATATGCAAAAAACAATTCTCTGGTCTGCTCTGTAGGAATAGCACCCCATCCTtatctctcttttccctttttctttcaaatttttttgaGGATCTGGGCACCTTCTATCTTCAGTAATCTGACCACATCTAAGTGACAGGGCCACACCTCTTCTCTGTCCCTACATGCTTGCACCAATTCAACTCTTCAGCTTGCTTCAGACTGTTGTAGATGGTTTCCTGATCATGACCTTTCACCAGCTTTTGAGGCCCTGTATTATCTAGCAAATCCCAATGTGACAGATTAGGGAAGGAAAGTGGAGGACAAGGAAGCCATCCAATTTTCTGTAGTAGGATTTGAGGACTTTTAAGCCTCACGGGTATCCTGCTAACTCCAGCAACATGCAGAAGTCAGTGGGTTCAGGCAGTAAGGTAAATAGTGACAGATCAGGACTGTGGCTGACAGAAGGGTTGCACAGGCCTAGGTGAGCCCCTAAAAACATGCTCCAAAGAAACAGGGAGTAATAGTGCTCTGTCCTCATGGGTAGTTGTCATGAGTTGATGTTTTAAGGTCGTTTAAAGACTAAGCAGAGCCAGCAAGTGAAGCTTGGGAAATTGCCACAGCTCtttatattttccttcttcccaaAAACATAGCTATCAAACCACAAGTCCTTTTATTTGATGGGATGAGCCTTTATTGAAATACTTGACATTAAATTCCTTTGCTGAtgtaactttttatttttgaggGGACATTATATTTTTCATGTGAGACTCATGCTGGGTTCTCTAAGCTGTTTTTAAGAAACAGACCATGTAAGTACAATACTCAGACAAAGGCTCAGGCCCAAGCTGCTGGAGGCCAGCACCACATCTCCATTTGTGAAGTACTTCTTATCAACATAGTCTATGATGGTCGTCACAGCCAACATAGTCTCCTCACACGTGGGCTGGATTTGGTTAGGTGGGAGAACAAATCCATGAGTGCCCCTGTCCCGCAGTTCAAACGTGTAGGAGAATGGAATGCCGATCATGTGGGCCCAGTCTCGTGAGGAGCCTGAGTTATTGTCTGTGAATTTAAAAATAGACAGGCGATATTTGTATTAAGCATGgttctttaaaaatacttcttgTTAGAGTTAATACAAGTTTCTACCAGAATCCCTGAACTAAGCAGTAACCATATATCACTGTGACATGGAGAACAGTGTCTAGGTGCTGTAATTCTTAGCTATACTAAAAGTATATGGAGTTTTCTAAGTGACACAGTTCTTCATAAGATGGCACTGAACAATAACAAGAGATAAGTTTCAGGgattctgtgtttttagcatttTACTGTGACTAATGTAGGGTACAAGATGGATTGGACATTTATCTGTTCTTGTACTTAATTTCCTACATGGATACTGACTAGaatttatatatgtatttttaaaagcataattTTGGTCAAATCTGAAAAATTTCTGGCTTCTCCCTATATCTCTGTACATCTTTCTTGTGAATTGTTTTCCTTACCTATTCACTGTAAGTACAAACCCTGCCAAAATGCAGCCCTAGGCACAGGCAAGTTGCACTAAACTCACACTGCATTGCTCATGCAGTCTGTGCTTCTGGGACTGGCACTTGGGGACTAGCAGAGACAGCCACTGGAATATGCAAACCACATGGGTTCTGGAGCCAACTACTCACTGTTCTCACTGACTAGCGTGACGTATTGCTTACTGGGAAAATATTGGGTTTACTAGGCAGTCTCTAGGGCCCTCAATCCTCTTTGCACAGGCTGTCAACTCATATTAGCTGTGATATGTTCGTGATGTGGCCATCCAGTCTATTAGGAACAGGGCTGAAACCGATGTATTTCACACAGAATTACAAGCAGCTGCCATGTGATAATGTCTGATGAAGTAACTGTAGACCTGATtgggattttaatttttgcttgATTCCCATGAAGACAAAtaggagttttgctgctgacttcaGCAAGGTCAGGATGATCTATCACCAGTCTCCTTCTGTCCCCTGTGATGGATCTGTGAGGAATCCATGTAGGAACTAGCTTCTGATCAATGCTTCGTCCATTCCTGCAGTCAGCTTTCTAACTTACAGAGTTATCTTGTATTCAAATGACTGCTGCTGACATGTTGCACCAAAACGGCCCTTTAAACATTACTCCAGGTAGAAACTCAGCAAAACAGTACTTGCTGATGTATGTGACACAATTCTTTGAAAAACAGAGTAGTCAAATGGAAACATAAAAAAACTTACATaaaattaaagaagatggtcCTACTTTGTAGCTGGTCCCATACTTTCCTGTCaatgcagcagctgcttcctttgcaaCTTGCATCTGGAAATTCAAAATAGGAACAGCCTTCACAAAATAGGTACTGCCTCAGTGGCAGTACCTTTGGCAATTATTTTGAGTGGACCAAAATTTTTGTCTCTTTCAGCTTTACATTTACATATGATCACCTTTATAACACACTGGTACTGACTACAGCAGTGATTGACCTCTTACTTGTTTTATTGCCATAGGCTCTCTATCCCACCATCCTTAGAAACTGACCCATAgacaaaataaattacttttccaATGATTCATAAGAACTCCAAACCCAAATCCCTCATGCTTTTGACTAGTGCTTAATCTACTTGAATATTCATAAATACACACATAAGTGAACTTAAATCAGAACACTAAGAAACTGAGGGAAGAAGTAACCAAGAAACAGTTACTTTGTTCCCATTTTTCTAAGCATGTTTGGAATACCCTTTCTGGACACAATCATGATAACCATATGTGTATAATGTGCTGGCATCCTAAAGTGTGAATTCATTCTTGTATGCAGTGAAAGTCAGTGCTCTTTTCCACTTACATTGTTTTGCATTAACACTACCTGTAGTAGTTCAGTTTTCCTGATTTAAGATGAAGAATTAGGATTTCTGAGGCAAATAAACTTTACTGATGCTGAACAGAGAAGCAGTAACTCTGTTCAAGCCAAGTCCTTGaacaagcccagctcctctgAAGGAAAGGCAAGAGTGCAAGTAACGTTGTACCAGGTGCTACTGCCTGTACTTGCTCTCTAAAAAGGTAGAAGATAAATGTTTTGCCCTACCAGTTCTTCATTGTTACTTGGAGGTTTAGTTGTGGAACCATATGGGGTGAGGATGAGCTGTCCATAGGAGTGAATTGTTAAATAGCACAAAATGTCATTCGTCTTGCTTTTGATAAACTGAGCCACAGCTCTTGTCTCAGGCTCTGATTCTGGTCCAGATCCACAGAAGACATCACTGCTGCAGTTAAAGGATGCACCAACACCTGGGGAGGAATACAAACACTGAATCAATGGAGAAATATAGAACACCAGTTCAGAAGGAACTGGGAAATTTACCCTGGAGTGTTAAGGCATGTGTTTATGTGGGCAGGGGACTAGACAGCTCAGTGGGACTTTAGCATTACACTCAGTAGGTAGCAACTAAAATTTGATGCAAGactaaaatatttattgcaCATTTACAGGATGGCTGCAACAAAAACACTCTGACACCACCACAGTGTACCACACGCCAGGGAAGCTTTGGAGGCTCCTTGAAATTCACGACAAATGTAAATACTGGCTGTTAAGTGACTAACTCTTAACATTCCTGCCTACAGCTGATGCTTGCTCCTGCAGTGAATTAGAGGTATACTTACACAGGAGAAATTTTCTGCTCACAAAAATAAGTGCTGGTTGAAAGTCAATGAGTTAATATTTTGACAAACGAGGGTTTTATTTTTACACATGCCTTGATGAAAACAAGGTGAATATTCCATTCTTGAAGGACTACATTTTGTTTCAGAAACTAGTTATTActcttgctttatttttatgttcATGATCTGAAATACTTCAGACTTACTGCCCCAGGATGAATTGAAGTTTCGGTTCAGATCTGTGCCGTAGCAGGTGCCATTCTCATATGGAGAACGGCTTTTCCTCCACAAACGATCCTGAAGAAAAGTAACTTCTGTTACGTAATAAAAACTCATTGATCCATATGGCCCAGTGATTATATGGTGTAAATACCCCTTTCTTTTGACCTCTGCATTCTAACTAACCCTGGTATTGTAAGAGTACAACTCCATGTGCAAGGGTGATAAAGCTCAGCGGCAGAACAATTCATCTACTACAGCCAGTCTGTCATCAGCCACAAACCTGTGTTCACTCTGAAATAAGCCtcctgaacttttttttttttaagtatgcTTTTTCTGTAGTACTGCTTCTGTGCAGTGTAGTACTCCTAAGCAAGGCATTATGAGTCATAAGAGATGATAGCATGTTTCAGATTCAGaaagattaattattttttgtcaGTTAATCTTGCTACTGTCCCCTGGTTCCCTGCTATACTCACAGCTACACAGGTTCTGTGCAGACCTCACTGCACTACCTGCATGAGCTTCCCAGATGAACTACTGTGCATCCAAGTGCAGCATTTGGTATGCCCCACACCTGCTGGGAAGCAAGGTGGGAGACAGCCCAATCCACAGAGTGGTAGCCATGGGCCATCCAAAGGTCCTGCATTAAAAGGTGCTTCAACTAGGCACAGGGGCCTAAAAGCATGGTGAGAGTGGCTGAAGGCCAACATTTTGCATTACTGTCTATATCAGAAAAGGAAGATTATTTGGGAGGGCACACCTCTTCCATAACCAAATAGCCTGATATTTGACCAATTctcctcctgtgctgtgcaAAGGTTCTAAGACACATCTGCTACTTGACATCCTTTATGAATGGATAACTCTTCCAGACGTACTTAAGTCCATCAACCAAGCCTTGAGCTGTTATCAAAGAAGTAATCCTATCCCCAGATAGGAAACCAATTGATCTTgtgggtttgtcttcccaagtctcATTTGCTAGCAATATTTAGATAATTTCAAGTGATCACTGATTTTtcacagaagaaacaaaatctCTCTGCCATGAAAGGATTTATGAGAAtatcactgttttctgtttaaGTATAATTGCTATGACGCTATCTAAAAGTAACAAAACATGCTGGGCACATCTAACTTTCAGTCTAGTTCCTGGATTTTCACTACTTACTGTTTCCCAGGAATAGATGTAGCCATCAATATTGAGGACTGGCAAGACATAGAGGTCCAAATTCTGCAGAAATCTGCTTATCTTTGGGTCAGTTTTGTAATTTTGAAGaatctgaaaagaaaacatACAGAGCACTGAGCAGAGAATTTGGTGGTAATCACTGCAAAGAGTGAGTTTAGAACTATCATCCAGTGATTACTCACTCCTGGACATCACCATGGTACCCAACACCTACTTGATCCCCAGTGTGCCAGGTACTTTTTCTATACACATGGAACATTGCTATATCATAGATTAGGGGTTATGTTATATCATAGATTAAGGATTTATTTCAGGAGGATTGTGGCTTTTTGGTAGAGAGAGGCTTGATCTAACAGCCTTTGTGAGAAAAGGTGATGTTGATACCAAGTTTTGGAAAGCTTTAGAAACATTCAGCTGGAGGAACTGGCACACTAATTAATATTGTCCCATATCTCAAACCGTGCTTTGGACTTTGTTCTCCACAGATATCTGTACTATACACTAATTTTGCAAATCATATTTTAAGAGAAAAGCATAATACTTGGTACCAAAATAGAAAAGATAACGGAAGCATCCAAATTGATATGGTTTGCTTTTTATCTAAATGAAAGAGTAAGGACTCACTTCTTTCACAAACCACTGACAGAAGGCTGGAGAGATCCATTCTctggcatgaatcccacagtCCATCCAAATTatctttt is part of the Passer domesticus isolate bPasDom1 chromosome 10, bPasDom1.hap1, whole genome shotgun sequence genome and harbors:
- the CPO gene encoding carboxypeptidase O isoform X1; the encoded protein is MWLSLGIIFSLGILIPGKFSLKLQYDRDQVLHIVPETFQQAQNLQLLCSTFMLDLWKPLLPEDIRAGEDLHIRVPAPLVQEVKNSLAQHMISYRVLIPDVQKLVDQSMPRERSSHRQVSGGYVYTEYHPMEEIYQWMTQIQKNNSELVTQHILGKTFENRTMYYLQISQPSDKTKKIIWMDCGIHAREWISPAFCQWFVKEILQNYKTDPKISRFLQNLDLYVLPVLNIDGYIYSWETDRLWRKSRSPYENGTCYGTDLNRNFNSSWGSVGASFNCSSDVFCGSGPESEPETRAVAQFIKSKTNDILCYLTIHSYGQLILTPYGSTTKPPSNNEELMQVAKEAAAALTGKYGTSYKVGPSSLILYNNSGSSRDWAHMIGIPFSYTFELRDRGTHGFVLPPNQIQPTCEETMLAVTTIIDYVDKKYFTNGDVVLASSSLGLSLCLSIVLTWSVS
- the CPO gene encoding carboxypeptidase O isoform X2 codes for the protein MPRERSSHRQVSGGYVYTEYHPMEEIYQWMTQIQKNNSELVTQHILGKTFENRTMYYLQISQPSDKTKKIIWMDCGIHAREWISPAFCQWFVKEILQNYKTDPKISRFLQNLDLYVLPVLNIDGYIYSWETDRLWRKSRSPYENGTCYGTDLNRNFNSSWGSVGASFNCSSDVFCGSGPESEPETRAVAQFIKSKTNDILCYLTIHSYGQLILTPYGSTTKPPSNNEELMQVAKEAAAALTGKYGTSYKVGPSSLILYNNSGSSRDWAHMIGIPFSYTFELRDRGTHGFVLPPNQIQPTCEETMLAVTTIIDYVDKKYFTNGDVVLASSSLGLSLCLSIVLTWSVS